ATATGGCCATGGTCGGAAAAATGCATCCGATCGATAGCCATGCGATTGCTGTCCTCCAGTAACGTCTGGACCTCAGTATCGTTCTCTAGTGCATCGAATGCTAGTCTACAGAGCTTCTTATCGCCGAATAGATTTCGGACACGGTCCTTCAGGGGATGGCGTGTTTTCTTATTATTCAAATTAATTCCCTCCTAAATGCTACTAGTAATTAAAAAGTAGCCAAATGAGTTACATCACTTACGATTGTTTACTATATTAAAGATACCACAGTGGCAAAAAAAATAGGGTGAGGAGACCCGTAGGTCTCCGTATTCAATTACAAGTCTGGTGCGACTGTCTTGAAAGCTTCTAGATGCGTGTTGATGTCTTCCATGGTGTGCTGTGCTGAAATCAGCCACTCTTCATCGGCGCCATAGGCCATTGGAAGGATACCTTCATTGGCCATTGCCAGCCAGTACTCATCATTCTTGGAGGCATCAACCTTTGTCCATTCTCGGTAGTTATGGAAGTGTTCTTTTGTGAAGAAAATGCCACCAACAGCATTTATTCCTTGAACAACGGCCTCTAGGCCTTCATCCTCGATAATATCACGATAGCCATCCATGAGTGCATTACCGAGCTCTTCCAATTCTTTATATTTCTCGTCTGTCAACACTTCAGTCAGTGCAAGGTGACACGCACGAACTGATAGTGGGTTAGCTGAGAAAGTGCCGAAGAGACCTTCATCACCGATACCATCGAGTATCTCAGCCTTTCCTCCAACGGCCCCAAGTGGTAAGCCACCGCCAATCGCTTTGGCAAGAGAAACGATGTCAGGCTCAATGCCGAAGTATTCACAAGCACCGCCTTTTGCAATCTTCACACCAGTCTTCACCTCATCAAATATCAGGACAATATTGTAATCCTCGGTAAGTTCACGAAGCTCGTCCAGATACCCCTCTTCCGGGGGAATTACGCCCGCATTCATCATTGTTGGCTCAACAATGATAGCTGCAATTTCACCAATGTTTTCTTCAATGAGGGCCCTGGTGGTTTCGAGATCATTGAAGGGGGTGATGATGGTGTTGTCCACTGTTGACTGGAGAATGCCTTTCCCGTATGGGATAGGCGTTGGATGGCTCTTTGGCCCAGCCTTGCCCATGGGGAGTTTCTTGCTGATATGCAAAGAATCCATTACACCATGGTAAGAACCCTCTACTTTCATGATTTTGTCCTTGCCGGTGTATCTTCGCGCAAGGCGGATGGCATACAGTGTTGCCTCGGAACCAGAATTGACGAATCGAAGTTTGTCAATCGGAAAACGATCTATCAATGCCTGTGCCGCGTCAATCGATTCTTCGTGATGTAGGCCAAACATCGTTCCCACTTCCAGTTTCTCCTGCAATCCCTTGATGATTGTGGGATGCCTATGGCCTACCATCAAAGCGCCCCAACAGAGATTGAAGTCGAGATACTCGTTTCCATCCACATCCCAAATCTTCGCTCCTTCACCTTTTTCGACTATAAGGTGATATGGTTCATATGATGGAGCGGAACCACCGATTCCACCGGGTAAAATCTGTACGGATTTTTCGTACAGCTCCTTAGATTTGGGGGTATTCTTCTCATAGGTGCTGATTATTTTCTCGAAATGCTCATTCTTCGCCAATTTAATCGCCTACATGTTGAGTTTCGAAAGAACAGTACAATCGCGATATGGCAGAGGCAGCATATAATTACTATGCAATGTGAGCTTGGACGCTTTTCCATCGTCATCCGCATATCATTGTGTGTCTCACTAATAGCATTCCCAGTTGACAGCTTCCGTGATGTCAACGGTTTCATCAACAAACAAACGAAAGAAATAACTTGGAATACATTAGATTGTTTCAGTAGGGATAGTGAGTGGTTTCTGAGGGGCAACCTGGTGTGAATCATGACATCGTCAAGATGAAAGTGCTAGGGGTCTTTGCACTGATACTCACACTCATCGTTGGTTTCATGACACCCTATGCACTACTGCACACCACGCTGGAGCCCCCATCAGATCCCGTGCCACCTGGTTGGACGCCCATTATACGACTATATTTGGGTGGAGCTCATTTTGGGAGCGGGGGGTTTTGGGAGTGGTACACCTTGGATGGGCTAGACCAGCACAGCAGTATTCCTTTCTTAGTCCTGACCCTAGTAGCAGCTCTGCAGTTCATTCTTCCTGCTCGGGGGAAAAGGTGACTCCTTGTTCATCTCATGATTTTATCGATCTTTCTGGCAACTTGGATTTTTGGAGTATATGCGATCTACGGACAGCTAAGCCAGTGGATTGTTACTCCCATACCGTTGACGCCTATAACAGCAATAATCGCTCTTCTCTCTATTTGGGTTGCCACCAGGAAGTAAGAAGCACATGCGCATAGAAGGCTAAGAGTTCTGTAAGATTTCCTGATAACCCGTTTCGTACAGTTGAGTGAGTGAACCCAAGTCATCTGGAGGGGATTAGCATCCCGTTGAGAGAAGTTGCCCATCTCCACTACAGCGAACTTATATGAGCAATCGTGTATGAATACACGGATGATGGAAGTGGGCTACAAAAACATCTCCCTCAGAGAAGACATATACCGCAGACTAAAACGAGCAAAGCGGGAAGGCGAATCCTTCAGTGAGGTCATAGAGCGTTTGCTCAGACCTGATGATGATATCTTAGATCTCTTTGGAACCATCCCAATGACAGATGAGGAGCGCAGAGTATTTTTCGATGGCTTAGATGAGATGTGGGGAGCCTGGGAGCATTGACCTTTGCATGTTTCGACACATCATTCCTCATCGATTTTCTGCGTGGAGAAGAAAAAGCGCGTGAAGCCTATCTGGAGTTGAAATCAAAAGACTACAACCTTGCTACTACAGTGGTCAATGTCTTTGAGCTCTTCAGAGGCGTTGACAAACGCGGGAGAATCAAATCAGAAGAAGACGCGGTGCGAGAACTTGCATCAAGGTTAATTGTCTGGGACCTCACTATCGACGCTGCGGAACGTGCCAGTAGAATCTACACCGACATGGAACGAACTGGTACAATCATCGGATTGAATGACTGCTTTACTGCCGCAATAGCCGCATCCAATGGATGTCAGTGGATTGTTTCTCTTGATGCACATTTCGACAGAATCCCTGGTATTGAAAACATACCCTACTAGTCAGTTCACTATAACCGTATCAGGTTCGGCCCGATTTCTGCAATTATATTCGCAAACCAGTCTTGCAGTGTACGGTATTTTGATGATCTGTATGTTCATGCTATGCTATAGCTTCATTGTTCCTGTTGGAATTGCGGCCATGTACACACGCTGGATGTGGGATTATTTCTTGCTCAGGCTCTTTGCCATATTCATTGCACGTTTGTAGACCTTTGTGTCGAGTCGGAATCCCGAGTCAATCATTCTATCGAGAATCGCGACAAATTCATCATAATCCAGAGTTGATTTGTATAGTCCCTGGAGAAGAACGCCAACGGTTCCTAGACACGTGACGCCGAGGATTTCAGCAGCACTTCGTCCCATCTTGTCATCTATGAGAAGCAATGCAGTCTTTTCCCTAGCCAACAAAATAGCTGCGGCCTCTCCAATCTGGATTCCTGCGCTTTCGGATAGCCGATTCGCCTTGGGAGGCTCTGAATCTTCAATATGGATCCAGCCATCATCTACTGCAGAAGCTATCAGGATGCCATCTGGCGAGCCCTTGGAGCTTCCTGTCTCCTGGAACACTTTCTTCGGTATTAGGATTTCACCATAATTTTCTCGCAGTAACTGAAGCTGCCCGGCCTTGGCGAGATAAACAAGTGGGCTTGCATTACTGA
The sequence above is drawn from the Candidatus Lokiarchaeota archaeon genome and encodes:
- a CDS encoding aminotransferase class III-fold pyridoxal phosphate-dependent enzyme, whose amino-acid sequence is MKLAKNEHFEKIISTYEKNTPKSKELYEKSVQILPGGIGGSAPSYEPYHLIVEKGEGAKIWDVDGNEYLDFNLCWGALMVGHRHPTIIKGLQEKLEVGTMFGLHHEESIDAAQALIDRFPIDKLRFVNSGSEATLYAIRLARRYTGKDKIMKVEGSYHGVMDSLHISKKLPMGKAGPKSHPTPIPYGKGILQSTVDNTIITPFNDLETTRALIEENIGEIAAIIVEPTMMNAGVIPPEEGYLDELRELTEDYNIVLIFDEVKTGVKIAKGGACEYFGIEPDIVSLAKAIGGGLPLGAVGGKAEILDGIGDEGLFGTFSANPLSVRACHLALTEVLTDEKYKELEELGNALMDGYRDIIEDEGLEAVVQGINAVGGIFFTKEHFHNYREWTKVDASKNDEYWLAMANEGILPMAYGADEEWLISAQHTMEDINTHLEAFKTVAPDL
- a CDS encoding PIN domain-containing protein — protein: MGSLGALTFACFDTSFLIDFLRGEEKAREAYLELKSKDYNLATTVVNVFELFRGVDKRGRIKSEEDAVRELASRLIVWDLTIDAAERASRIYTDMERTGTIIGLNDCFTAAIAASNGCQWIVSLDAHFDRIPGIENIPY